The nucleotide sequence GCCCGTTCATTGTGGGCCATACAAACCGAAATAGAAATGGGATATGGAAAAACTGAATACTCCGAAGAACTTCAACAATTAGTCTGGCAGATTAAAAATCACACTTGGAAAATTGAAGATTTTTTGTGGAGTAATAAAAATAATATTGATTGATTTTTCGATAAGGCTTATTCTATATTGAGCTTTTCAAAGAGTATTCTATTTCTTTTTTTAGCATCTTCTAATACCTTTTCAAAAGGCAACACCTCAAAATACGCCGAGTAGTATTTGCTTTTAACCTTAAAAAAACCTTTACCATCAGGAGTTTTTTCAAACTCTCTGTTTTTTAATACTTTTTCCAAAGAGGGAGTTATGTCACAAACGATATAAACATAGAAAGGAGTTTTGTCAGTGACTTCGATTGTTCTGCCATTCCGTCCTTTTACTTTCTTGTCCAAAAGACTATCAATATACTTTTCTGTCTGTTCAATTGGATTTTTTTCTACATTATAATCCTGATAATTATCCCGCATTGGCTTTTTAAACTCAACAATTGTGAAAGAATTATGAGGAGCCATCTTTGAATCAGAAAAAGCAAAAGCTTCATTATAAATTAAAAGATCTGTTCTGTCTTTGCTGTCTTGAGAAACCTCGTTAATGCTGTTAAAAGTTTTGTCAGATGCAAGAAATGAATGATATGTCAGCCTTTCATCAATCAGCCAAAGATTTTGTTTGTCCGGTGTAATTTCATCAGAGGTTGTCCGTATGGGAAAGAAAATATTATGCAATAAATCTTCATTTTCAAACTTACTTTCAGAGTTTACTCCAATTAGATTCTCAAGTAATTCGATTATGGTTCGTCTATGCACTACATATCTTGCTAAATCAGATTTCCCAATCTCATTAAATTCTGCTAAAAACTCTTCATATTTTTTAGCATATTCTTCGTGGTTTGTAATATCTTTTTTTTCATCCAGAAGCTTTAGCTTTTCTTCCTTTACTTCTAATCTCCATTTCGCTTCTATTTTATATAATTCGATATCCAGTTTTTCTTTTGGAAGATCAGGAGCAAGCTTCATCACTTCTGATTTGCGATAGTTTAAGGTGCTTCTATATTGAGGAAGCTCTTCGTTGATAGTAGGTCTGTAATTTTCGACTTTTTGAGTTCTTACTGATTCCAAGAATTCGGATAGTATATCTTCGATGCAATTAACAGAAGCTCTCCTCAGTCTTGATAAATTAATATATAATGACTCTTCTTCTGTTTCATCATCTACTCCCGGAAAATTAAAGCCGATTCGCTCTGTATCTACATATTCATCTAAAAGATCGCCTACCACATAAGCTTGGTAATAAAATTTTTCACCGTGCTCATCTTTTATGAAAGATCTGCCCAAATCTATTATTCTTGTATATAAGCCTTCATTAACAACACTTCTGTTATGAGCACAGAAATGTATTTTATGACTTTGGAACTCAAGTGATTTAGTAAGGAACAATGTGAAATCTTCGCCATCTAAATCAAAATCTCTTTGTTGAACATCACTTTTAAATTCTGCGTTATAAAGGTTAAGTAAGTTAAATTCAACATTATTTTGATTTCTGATAATTATCTTCGGTACCTGATCGCGAATGAAATATAATTGAAAATGGGCAACTATCTCTTTTGCAACAGAATGTAAATCAAAATCAAGATTTTTCTGATAATCTTCTTTATATGTTTTAAGCAATACTTTAGTTCCCGTAGAATTATCGCCAGGAGTAGGTGCTTCAATATTATGAAAGCCTTCTTTAGTATTCCTAAAATCAAAAGAAATGGCTTTTAAATCACCTTTATCATCCTTGAATTGGCTATAAATATTAAGCTCTGTAAAAGCTTTCAGGCAAACAAATCTCCCTACGCCTTTGCCTCCTATTTCGATTTTATGGTCTGTGTCAGCCTCGACAAATGATTTTAAATTGTCAGCATTTAGCCCTATTCCATTATCAGTGATTTCAAAGGAATGAATTGGGTATCTATTTATTTCCGGAAGGGTGCTTAAGACATCTTCGCCGCCATTTCTTATACATTTTATAATGATTTCCCCATTTCCTTTCTTCAATAAACCAGCTTTTTCCGCTTCTTCAATCGAATGAATAGAGTTACTTATTACTTCGAATAATGGCATTAAAGGTTTTGTACGCGGGAGCCGAGTATTTCTTACTTTATTAGCAATATTTGATGTTGCATATAGTGTTTCCATTTCCGTATAGTATAGTTTAAGCAAATTACGTAATTTTTATATATTTAATAATGATTTTTTAGATAGCTTGTTCTTTATTAATATTCTAAAATTCTCATTTTATTTAACTCATTTTCCTCCTCGGTAGTCCAATCTCGTGTTCCTGAGGATAAGGCTTTCTGAAGGTCATACTGACATCTTCCCGGATATTGTTATAAGCTTCGTACGCTTTGTCTTTATCCAAAGTGTATCTTGGGTCGGGAATGAAAGGCATTTTTGCCATTTTCAAAATCGTTATCGTGGGAAAGTGAAAATCTACTTCCACGGTTCCTAATAATAAATAGCATCCGCCACCCTGAAAAGGATACTGTGAAAGATTATCCGGGAAATGTGCTGTATCAAAATATTCTCCTTCCGCGTCTATCCAGGTCCCGAAAAACATTGTGCCTCTTTTCGTGGGAACGTGCTTTCGGGATATGAGGTAGGCCAGCATTTTGACTTGCTTCTTATGATATTTCGTCAGGTCTTTTGCCATTACACTTCCCCTATATTTGGTTTGCAATAAGTCGAATGGACTTACGGAAACCGGGAATCCCAAGATCTCGATTTCGTCAAAAGCATCTTCCAATGGATGTCTTAGCACCTTTGGGAGGGTATATTCTTTTTGTGGTTCTTCCAGTAATGTCAAATGCTTAAAAGTCGGCCTGTTTCCTGCTAAAAGAAATCGAGCTTCAATTAATAATTCGTGTTTTTGCTTTCCTGTAAACCGGAATGCTCCTATGAATATTAAAGTTTGTAAGGTTTCAATACCAATAGGGATCCTTTTGACAAAGTTTTCCAGGGAGGTATAATCACCGTTGTTTTTTCGTTCTTCAGGAATTAAAACGGCGATTTTGCTTTCCAGCTTTTCAATATGCATCAATCCTAAATAGACATCCTCTCCGTAAACCGTAGTCTGATATTCGCTTAGATTGACACAGGGATTTAATATGGTTGCACCTGACATTCTCGCTTCGTGGACATATACCTCCGTTCTGTAAAAACCTCCGCCATTATTGATCGCCGAAACCATAAACTCGATAGGATAATAAACTTTCAGGTAAAGACTTTGGTAGCTTTCTACGGCATAGGATGCAGAATGAGCTTTGCAGAAAGAATAGCCTGCAAAAGATTCTATCTGGCGATAAACCTCTTTGGAAAGCTGCTCTGGATGGCCCAGGGATTTGCAGGATTCAAAGAAATGATCTTTGACTTTCTGCAGGGCAGATAGCGAACGCCCTTTTCCGCTCATTGCCCTTCTTAAAACATCACCGTCAGCAGGCGACAGGCCTCCAAAATGAAGGGCGATTTTTATAACGTCCTCCTGATAAACCATAATGCCATAAGTTTCTCCCAATTCTTTTTCAAAAACCGGATGAAAATATTCAAATTGATCCGGGTTATTGTGACGGAAGATATATTCCTTCATCATTCCGCTTTGCGCTACCCCCGGGCGTATGATGGATGATGCGGCTACCAATACTTTATAATTGTTGCATTTTAATCTTCGGAGCAGTCCGCGCATTGCCGGACTTTCAATATAGAAACAACCGATGGTTTTTCCCCTGCTCAGAAACTCATTGCATCTCTCTTCGTCTTTTGACAAGCTCACATCCCGGATATTGACTTTGATGCCTCGTTTTTCTTCAATGAGCTTAACCGTATCGTTGATAGTGCCCAAGCCCCGCTGGGAAAGGATATCGAATTTTTCCAGACCGATTTCCTCCGCCACGTGCATGTCGAACTGAGCAATCGGAAATCCTTTCGGCGGCATTTCCAATGCGGAATAATTGGTGATGGGTTCTTCAGAGATTAAAATTCCACAAGAGTGCATACTTCGCTGGTTTGGAAATTTCTCTAAAAGCTTTCCATATTTGTGCACCATTGCTGACACAGAATTAATATCGTGCTGTTCAATCGATTTGGTGGCAAGCTCATCCAGTTCCTCTTTTGGCAAACCAAATGCCTTTCCTACCTCACGGAAAATGGATTTATACTTAAATTCGACATTCGTGCCACAAAATGCCACGTGGTCTTTTCCGTATTTGTCAAAGATGTATTGTAAAATCGTATCTCTGTTCTGCCAGCTCCAGTCGATATCGAAATCTGGTGGTGTTTTGCGGTTCAGATTCAGGAAGCGCTCAAAATACAGATCAAGCTCCAGCGGGCAGATGTCTGTAATGCCAAGGCAGTAGGCAACGATACTATTGGCACCACTTCCGCGCCCGACGTGCATAAACCCCATCCGGTTGCTGTACTGAATAATGTCCCAAGTGATCAAAAAATAGGCACAGAAGTTCAGTTGGTTAATGACCCCCAATTCTTTATCCATCCGTGCTTTTGCCTTTTCGTCATCATCAGGATATCTCTTGGTGAACCCTTTATAGGCAAGTTCTTTCAATAGCTTTATATCGCTGTCTTTACTTTCTGTAAAGTTCTTTTTGTTTTTAGGAGTCTTATAGTCAAAATGAAAATGGCATTGTTCCAGTAATTGCTGGGTATTTTCGATGATTTGCGGATAATGCTGGTAATTCTTTAAAAGCTCATCAATTGAGATCAGCTTCTCGTTTTGCCCGCATATATCATTTTCTTCAAGCTTAGTGATCAGCGTGTTTCGGTCAATTGCGCGCAGGATCTTATGAAGTTTATATTCTCTCTTTGTTGTAAAAGTTACCGGCTGTAAAATGACCATTCTTGGGATATACTTTTTCAGGATGGGATTAATCAACAAATTAATTTCTTCGGGACGTATGCCGATGTATTCGTTTCGGTGAAGTTTTTCAGGGTAATTATTCAAAGGATAAACGACAAATACATTAGGCAGATTTGGGTGATGCAATGGCAAATCGTTTCCTTCGCAATGATGCTGTGTCAAAAGCCTGTTGATTTCTCCGATACCTGATTGATTTTTTGCCAAACATATATAATGCTGTTTATTGTCAGTTCTTATATCTACACCTACGACAGGTCGGATGTTATTCTTCTCACATAATCTGTGAAAGTCATAAATGCCAGAGATACAATTGATGTCGGTCAAAGCAGCCACACCTATTCCCAGTTCAACACATTGCTGAACCAATTCTTTTACTGAAATGGTGCCATACCGAAGGCTGTGGAAAGAATGACAATTGATAAACATAGCATTGTGGATTTATTGATTTAAAAATCCGGATGCCCGGCCAACGCTGTCTGAACCGAACCTCATTTTAATTTTGTCCAACGTTTGATAAAGACTGATAAGCTCTTCCGTATCTTCAAACAGGTTCATCTGGTGACAGCCGTGTACCAGGCCAGTGAATTTTACTCCTATAAGTCGGATTCGCATTCTGCGGTTATAGACTTTCTCAAATAATTCTATTGCATACTTAAGCAGCGTATGGTCGGACGAAGTGTAAGGAATCCTGTATTGCTTGGTCTCCGTATCGAAGTTAGAGTACCGAATTTTTACCACAACGGTAGAAGTCAGCCACTTCTCCTGACGGAGCTGGAAGCATAACTGTTCCACCATTCCCGACAGTATGCTCTTTATGCCATTGATATCGATGGTATCCTGTGAAAATGTATTTTCCTTTGAGATGGATTTTCTTTCCGAATAGGGAACAACTGGCGTTTCATCAATACCATTGGCTTTCTTCCAAAGTTCCTGCCCGTTTTTTCCGATTAGCTGGTGCAGGACGTCAACAGGCATCTCTGATAGGGTTTGGATATTTCTTACGCCCAACCTGGATAGCAATTGAAAGGTCACATTGCCAACCATCGGAATTTTCTTAACTGAGAGCGGATTCAGAAAAGGTCTTATATTCTGCTCGGGAATTTCAAGTTTACCAATAGGCTTCGATTCCCCGGTCCCGATTTTTGAAACGGTTTTATTGGTGGATAAGGCAAAGCTGATGGGCAAACCGGTATTTTTTCTGACAGCCTCTGCAATTTCAGTGGTCCATTGATAGCAACCGAAAAATTTATCCATCCCGGAAAGATCAAGGTAGAACTCATCAATACTTGCCTTTTCAAGAACCGGAACTTTTTCCTGTATGACTTCAGTGACTGTATGCGACATATTCGAGTACATTTCCATATCGCCCCGGATAACCTTTGCCTCCGGGCAAAGCCGAAGCGCCATTTTTATCGGCATTGCACTTCGCACTCCAAAATATCGTGTCTCATAAGAGCAGGATGCTACCACGCCTCTGTCTCCGCCACCAATGATAAGTGGCTTTCCAACGAGGTCGGAGTTCTTCAGCCTCTCACAGGAAACAAAGAATGTGTCCAGATCCATATGTGCTATTGCCCGTTTCATTTGACAAAATTAGATTCATTTTGTATCATTTTTATTATATTTGCTGATACAATTTGTATCAATGTCAGTTTTTTCAGATAATATCAGGTTTCTAAGGCATAAAAAAAGTTTGTCCCAGCAAAGTATTGCCGACAATTTGGGAATAAGCAGGGTGCGTTATGCCAAATATGAAGACGGCCGTTCCGAACCGCCATTCGATGTTCTTCTCAACATCTCCAAATATTTTAGCATCAGCATCGACCTGATGCTGACATTGGATCTGAGAAAATATCCTTTGGAAGATGTTATCAAACTGCCGGATAACAGGATTGTTCTGCCAATACTGGTCGATGAATCCGGTGAAAATAAAATTGAAATTATCCCCATAAAGCTTCAATGGGATATATTGAGGGATATA is from Epilithonimonas vandammei and encodes:
- a CDS encoding ATP-binding protein: METLYATSNIANKVRNTRLPRTKPLMPLFEVISNSIHSIEEAEKAGLLKKGNGEIIIKCIRNGGEDVLSTLPEINRYPIHSFEITDNGIGLNADNLKSFVEADTDHKIEIGGKGVGRFVCLKAFTELNIYSQFKDDKGDLKAISFDFRNTKEGFHNIEAPTPGDNSTGTKVLLKTYKEDYQKNLDFDLHSVAKEIVAHFQLYFIRDQVPKIIIRNQNNVEFNLLNLYNAEFKSDVQQRDFDLDGEDFTLFLTKSLEFQSHKIHFCAHNRSVVNEGLYTRIIDLGRSFIKDEHGEKFYYQAYVVGDLLDEYVDTERIGFNFPGVDDETEEESLYINLSRLRRASVNCIEDILSEFLESVRTQKVENYRPTINEELPQYRSTLNYRKSEVMKLAPDLPKEKLDIELYKIEAKWRLEVKEEKLKLLDEKKDITNHEEYAKKYEEFLAEFNEIGKSDLARYVVHRRTIIELLENLIGVNSESKFENEDLLHNIFFPIRTTSDEITPDKQNLWLIDERLTYHSFLASDKTFNSINEVSQDSKDRTDLLIYNEAFAFSDSKMAPHNSFTIVEFKKPMRDNYQDYNVEKNPIEQTEKYIDSLLDKKVKGRNGRTIEVTDKTPFYVYIVCDITPSLEKVLKNREFEKTPDGKGFFKVKSKYYSAYFEVLPFEKVLEDAKKRNRILFEKLNIE
- a CDS encoding DNA polymerase III subunit alpha, with translation MFINCHSFHSLRYGTISVKELVQQCVELGIGVAALTDINCISGIYDFHRLCEKNNIRPVVGVDIRTDNKQHYICLAKNQSGIGEINRLLTQHHCEGNDLPLHHPNLPNVFVVYPLNNYPEKLHRNEYIGIRPEEINLLINPILKKYIPRMVILQPVTFTTKREYKLHKILRAIDRNTLITKLEENDICGQNEKLISIDELLKNYQHYPQIIENTQQLLEQCHFHFDYKTPKNKKNFTESKDSDIKLLKELAYKGFTKRYPDDDEKAKARMDKELGVINQLNFCAYFLITWDIIQYSNRMGFMHVGRGSGANSIVAYCLGITDICPLELDLYFERFLNLNRKTPPDFDIDWSWQNRDTILQYIFDKYGKDHVAFCGTNVEFKYKSIFREVGKAFGLPKEELDELATKSIEQHDINSVSAMVHKYGKLLEKFPNQRSMHSCGILISEEPITNYSALEMPPKGFPIAQFDMHVAEEIGLEKFDILSQRGLGTINDTVKLIEEKRGIKVNIRDVSLSKDEERCNEFLSRGKTIGCFYIESPAMRGLLRRLKCNNYKVLVAASSIIRPGVAQSGMMKEYIFRHNNPDQFEYFHPVFEKELGETYGIMVYQEDVIKIALHFGGLSPADGDVLRRAMSGKGRSLSALQKVKDHFFESCKSLGHPEQLSKEVYRQIESFAGYSFCKAHSASYAVESYQSLYLKVYYPIEFMVSAINNGGGFYRTEVYVHEARMSGATILNPCVNLSEYQTTVYGEDVYLGLMHIEKLESKIAVLIPEERKNNGDYTSLENFVKRIPIGIETLQTLIFIGAFRFTGKQKHELLIEARFLLAGNRPTFKHLTLLEEPQKEYTLPKVLRHPLEDAFDEIEILGFPVSVSPFDLLQTKYRGSVMAKDLTKYHKKQVKMLAYLISRKHVPTKRGTMFFGTWIDAEGEYFDTAHFPDNLSQYPFQGGGCYLLLGTVEVDFHFPTITILKMAKMPFIPDPRYTLDKDKAYEAYNNIREDVSMTFRKPYPQEHEIGLPRRKMS
- the dinB gene encoding DNA polymerase IV — encoded protein: MKRAIAHMDLDTFFVSCERLKNSDLVGKPLIIGGGDRGVVASCSYETRYFGVRSAMPIKMALRLCPEAKVIRGDMEMYSNMSHTVTEVIQEKVPVLEKASIDEFYLDLSGMDKFFGCYQWTTEIAEAVRKNTGLPISFALSTNKTVSKIGTGESKPIGKLEIPEQNIRPFLNPLSVKKIPMVGNVTFQLLSRLGVRNIQTLSEMPVDVLHQLIGKNGQELWKKANGIDETPVVPYSERKSISKENTFSQDTIDINGIKSILSGMVEQLCFQLRQEKWLTSTVVVKIRYSNFDTETKQYRIPYTSSDHTLLKYAIELFEKVYNRRMRIRLIGVKFTGLVHGCHQMNLFEDTEELISLYQTLDKIKMRFGSDSVGRASGFLNQ
- a CDS encoding helix-turn-helix domain-containing protein yields the protein MSVFSDNIRFLRHKKSLSQQSIADNLGISRVRYAKYEDGRSEPPFDVLLNISKYFSISIDLMLTLDLRKYPLEDVIKLPDNRIVLPILVDESGENKIEIIPIKLQWDILRDIMTRDILKACSICHCLF